AGGATTCGATAAACCAGGCGGTTTGGAAAAGCGGTTCAGAAGCGTTAAAGATGAAAAGCATCGTAAAGAATGTTAAGAAGTCGAAGAGAGAGCTAACTGGTCCAAGACTAACCATGAACCGCCTAATGAAGTGTATGTCCCACCTTTTAGGCTTTTCAACATATTCTTTGTCAACTTCGTCCGTGGGTATCGTAGACTGGGAAAAATCGTATAGAAGGTTGTTAAGTAGTATCTGTGTCGGTAACATGGGTAAAAAGGGCAGAAAAAGTGAAGCCCCAGCTACACTGAACATGTTTCCAAAGTTTGAGCTCACACCCATCATGATATACTTCATGGTGTTGCCGAAGGTTTTTCTGCCCTCCAAAACCCCATCGTGAAGCACTCTTAGATCATTCTGTAAAAGGATTATGTCCGCAGATTCCTTCGCAACGTCGACAGCATTGTCTACAGATATGCCTACATCAGATGTTTTCAGTGAAGGTGCATCGTTTATTCCATCCCCTAGAAATCCAACAACGTGCCCATTATTTTTTAAAGCGTTTATTATTCTGTCTTTTTGGGATGGTGTAACCCGGCAGAAAATGTTGGCCTCCTCTACGACTCTTGAAAGGGCGTCATCATGCATTTGAGCAATCTCGCTTCCGGTGATAACCCCTTTTATTTCGAAGCCTAAGTACTCGCAGACTTTCCGTGTCACCAGTTCATTGTCACCTGTGAGAATCTTCAGCTCTACTCTGGAATTTTTCAAAAGCTGTAATGCTTCTCTGGCTGTTTCCTTCGGCGGATCAAGGAAAGCTATGAAGCCTAAAAACACCATTTCTTTCTCGTCGCTTGCAGTGTATGTGGGCTTGTCCTCTCTTAAACGCTTATATGCTACGGCTAAAACCCTATAGCCTTCAACGCTGAGATCATTATATTTTTGCTCGATTTTTCTGCGCACCTCGTCTGTTATGGAGGATATAACATCTCCAACTTCGCAGTAAGAGCAGACTTTGACAACTTCCTCAGGAGCGCCCTTAGTGATCATTAAACGCTGATTCTGCTGTTCAACAATTATTGAGAGTCTTTTACGAATAAAATCAAAGGGGACTTCATCAACTTTCCTGTAATCTTTCACATCGACGTCTCTAAATCTCAGTATGGCCTCATCCAAGGGGCTCTTGAGTCCTGTCTGATGATAACTGTTTAGGTATGAGTACAGAAGTACCTTATCGTTTTCATACCCATTGATGTCCACATGTAAGACAAGCTTTATCCTGTTCTCCGTCAAAGTTCCAGTCTTGTCTGTGCATAGAACGTCCATGCTGCCAAAGTTCTGGATAGCTGCTAGGCGTTTAACGATGACGCCCTTCTTGGCCATCGACACTGCTCCTTTAGAGAGATTTACTGAAATTATCATTGGCAGGAGCTCTGGCGTCAATCCTACAGCCAAAGCTACCGCGAAAAGAAGCGAATCCAAAACACTGCGCATGTAAAGAGCATTAATTAAAAAGACAAATATTACAAGAAGAAACGTAACCTGCATTATCATGTAGCCAAAACTTCGAACGCCCCTCTGAAACTCTGTCTCAGGCTCCCTTGCAACGAGGCTTTTCGCAATTTTCCCGTACTCTGTAAGACTTCCAGTTTTCACAACAACAGCTGTTGCCGTCCCGCTCACAACTGATGTGCCCATAAAAAGATAGTTCCCCCACTCTGTTATCGACGGATCATAAGATTTTAGTGGCAAACTCGTTTTCTCAACAGGGTAGGATTCGCCCGTCAAGGCAGACTGGTTTACGAATAAGTCTTTTGCGCTTATAACACGGGCGTCTGCAGGCACTATGTCACCTGCCGAAAGAAATATGATGTCTCCGGGAACGATCTCTGCAAGCTTGATCTCATTTTTAACTTCATCCCTCAAAACCGTGGCTGTTGTCGCAACCCTCTGCTTCAGCATCTCAGCAGCTTTTTCAGCCTTAGATTCCTGATAAAAGTCTAAGACCGCGCTAAATGTCACTATAAAAAATATAATAGCTGCGTTCACAGATTCCCCCAAAAAGCCGGAAATAAGCCCGGCGATAAGAAGAATTATTATTAACGGAGTTTTGAAATGGGAAAGAAAATCAATTATTGCTGCTCTCCTCTCTCTTCTAACAAGCTCATTAGGCCCAAAAACTTCAAGACGTCTTTCCGCTTCCTTAGATGAAAGACCCTTTGATGAAGACTTTAAGCGCGAAAGAAGATCTTCAACTGATAAAGTTAAAACTTCTTCAGCATTTGGTAAGGACCAACCTAAAGTTTCAATGGACTTTTCTAGGCCTTCAACCACTATCTGTCACCGCTAAAATCTCGAAAGCTGCATCTCTCAACTACGAACAAGCATATCCCTAAAAATCTTTTTAGCCTTTTACACGGCATAGGCTGACATTTTCTACATCCTTAAAATATCCGGATAACTTTCACTGGCAAATTTTGAAGAAGAATTAAAGCCCTTTCTCGAAGGTGTTTTGCAGCCAAGGTCCATGAGGTCTTCATATGGTTTTGAAAACATAAATTTTAAATGACTGAGCAAGAAAGAGATTGTCTGGGTGTTATAATGCCGAGGTACAAAGCTACGGCTAAATGGATTGAAAATGTCCGTTCAGTCGCAGACAATTCGCGAACTCACAGCGTGGTTTGCGATCTTCCCAGTGCGGCAGGAGGAGCTGACACTGGACCGACAGCTCTTGAATTGGCGATAATGGCCTTGGCAGACTGTGCATTAACAATATTTGCAGATGTGTGCAAGAAAAGTAACATTACAATTAAGAGGTTGGAGGTTGTGGCTGAGGCTGAAAAACCTGCAGACTCGCCTAGATTAAGCGAAGCAATGGTTAAAGTTAAGGTATCCGCGAATGCTAGTAAGGAGCTGGTTGAAGCAGCATGGAGGAGAACAGAAGCAAATTGTCCAGTGCTTTCAATTTTTAAAGATCCAATACCATTAAAAGTTGAGCTCGAAATCCTTTAAGATGGCGGGGAATGCGTAGTATAGAAACAAAAATTGGTATTTTGAAGGCATAACAAAACTTGAACAGCATTAAGCGCAATGCAATAGGCGGAGTCTAAATTTCTATTTAAATAATTCAAGATGTTTTGTCATCCTATACATTTCCTTATTTTTGCAGCTTCTTCAAAGTATCTTTTAGCTTCCTCGTCGTTTTGCTCTATATATGAGATGAGGAAATTGTTTATGATGTTTTCATATTTCTCATGAGTTAAATTCTTGGGTCCTATTTTTACGTCGAGCTTTTCTTCGACCGCTTTTATGTCTAGCAATAGTTCTGTTAAGGCTGACTTTAATCTTTCTTCCTCCATTCCGGCTCTCCTTGCCAATTGTTTGTGGAAGTCTATAATTTTGGTTATGTTGCGCATTGAAAAATATCCCGCAACGGAATCAAGGTCATGTCTCATGTTTATGTAGTGCTTCCTCAACACATCCCATTCCTCTTCGGTGAGGCTGTTCAACGCCTCGAACCCTATAAACTCTGGCGGTATGCCTAGAGAGTAGAGGGCCCCAGCAAAAGGTATGGCTCTTGGAAGTATTACATTACCTACTTTTCTGCTGTAGCCGAAGAGCCCTATGTGAAGTTTTCTGGATCTACGTGCAGGTACATAAGAAGCTACGCTGTTTATTAAAGGCGCAAGTTCCTCCACAATTTTCTGGTACCTCGACTTAAACTTCCTAAGCACCTCCAACAAGATCTTCTCTTCATGAGCCTCAATAATGACAGGTTCTTCATTGGGAAGTTTCTCATTAAGAATTTCCACCACACTTTTAGCATCTTCAAGAGGGTAGTCATATTTTAGGGCTGACTGAATTGTTGTAGTGTATATTCCCCTATACTCATCTAGAAAGCCTTGCACATTGCCTGGAGACAAGTGACCCCTGAATGGCATAGATCCAACTCCAATAATTGGATAGATCGGTATCTCTTTCCTTTCCTCTAGAGATTTCAGTTTTGAAAGGGCCATCTTAGAAAGAATTACTGCGCATACAAGTCCGTAGTTGAGAGCCGGATCCGACCTTGCTATGAAGACTCGTAGATACTTGGGCTGGGCGACATCCATGTATGGCTCAATTATCTTATCGATTTTCAACAAGCTTTCCATGTCCTCAATTAACGGGATCAGCTCAATGCTGCAAGGCTTGAAGTTGCCCGCCCAATCCTTAATCTTCACGGTTCCATCTAAATCGATTTGTTCAACTCCTACCACAGCCTTCTTATAATAGTTCAGTAGCCAGACAAGTTCTTTGCCGTCAGTCGTGAATGGAAGTATAACCTCAAAAATTGGTATAACCTCCTGTTTATAGAATGCTGATGCTACATCGCAGCCTACAGGTATGTTTTCAAGAGTCTCCACAACTATCTTTCTTTCAGCAGCCTCAACCTTAGGGTTGGGAATTCTATATGTTAAAAAAACATCTTTTCCAATCACATTTTCCTTGAAGTAATCTTCATAGTTGGTCAACAATTTTCTTACAACTCTCGTATCTACATCCTTCCCCTCGGAGTCCCACATAACCTCGTGGCAGCCTAGACTGCTGTAAGCGAAGTAAGCCTCATAGACTTCAGCATCTCCTTCAATTATCTTATCTTTGCACCATTCAGGAATACGTGCGTTGTCAGGATGTTGAGTAGACATAGTTCTAGGTATTTTCCTTTCTTCTCCTAGTGACTTCATCAAGCCCTACCTCATGGAACCTTTTAACACTGAATGGTAATCAGGCATATTACTATATGGCCATAAACATTTATTATCTTGATTAATACACCTTTTCATTTGACAGTCCACATATCATATC
The sequence above is drawn from the Candidatus Bathyarchaeota archaeon genome and encodes:
- the mgtA gene encoding magnesium-translocating P-type ATPase, producing MVEGLEKSIETLGWSLPNAEEVLTLSVEDLLSRLKSSSKGLSSKEAERRLEVFGPNELVRRERRAAIIDFLSHFKTPLIIILLIAGLISGFLGESVNAAIIFFIVTFSAVLDFYQESKAEKAAEMLKQRVATTATVLRDEVKNEIKLAEIVPGDIIFLSAGDIVPADARVISAKDLFVNQSALTGESYPVEKTSLPLKSYDPSITEWGNYLFMGTSVVSGTATAVVVKTGSLTEYGKIAKSLVAREPETEFQRGVRSFGYMIMQVTFLLVIFVFLINALYMRSVLDSLLFAVALAVGLTPELLPMIISVNLSKGAVSMAKKGVIVKRLAAIQNFGSMDVLCTDKTGTLTENRIKLVLHVDINGYENDKVLLYSYLNSYHQTGLKSPLDEAILRFRDVDVKDYRKVDEVPFDFIRKRLSIIVEQQNQRLMITKGAPEEVVKVCSYCEVGDVISSITDEVRRKIEQKYNDLSVEGYRVLAVAYKRLREDKPTYTASDEKEMVFLGFIAFLDPPKETAREALQLLKNSRVELKILTGDNELVTRKVCEYLGFEIKGVITGSEIAQMHDDALSRVVEEANIFCRVTPSQKDRIINALKNNGHVVGFLGDGINDAPSLKTSDVGISVDNAVDVAKESADIILLQNDLRVLHDGVLEGRKTFGNTMKYIMMGVSSNFGNMFSVAGASLFLPFLPMLPTQILLNNLLYDFSQSTIPTDEVDKEYVEKPKRWDIHFIRRFMVSLGPVSSLFDFLTFFTMLFIFNASEPLFQTAWFIESLTSQTIVIFAIRTKKSPFWKSKPSRPLLLSCIAIITFALILPYTPLGQIFQFVKPPATFYIALAAILCTYLTLAEIIKSWFYRRYGYRIEQTLIPPKKIGIYVTKTAKLIQNVIAIISLRPEDEITVDSLLEDLETNMEYPLDYHQVGHIIQYLKRAGLISFEWHQRKIKREKPLREYVIKQLMTSELWPRITRDWHKIGCAILEKHKRVNPEYQELLRMLQNQYQSPMPA
- a CDS encoding OsmC family protein, which encodes MPRYKATAKWIENVRSVADNSRTHSVVCDLPSAAGGADTGPTALELAIMALADCALTIFADVCKKSNITIKRLEVVAEAEKPADSPRLSEAMVKVKVSANASKELVEAAWRRTEANCPVLSIFKDPIPLKVELEIL
- the ppcA gene encoding phosphoenolpyruvate carboxylase — its product is MKSLGEERKIPRTMSTQHPDNARIPEWCKDKIIEGDAEVYEAYFAYSSLGCHEVMWDSEGKDVDTRVVRKLLTNYEDYFKENVIGKDVFLTYRIPNPKVEAAERKIVVETLENIPVGCDVASAFYKQEVIPIFEVILPFTTDGKELVWLLNYYKKAVVGVEQIDLDGTVKIKDWAGNFKPCSIELIPLIEDMESLLKIDKIIEPYMDVAQPKYLRVFIARSDPALNYGLVCAVILSKMALSKLKSLEERKEIPIYPIIGVGSMPFRGHLSPGNVQGFLDEYRGIYTTTIQSALKYDYPLEDAKSVVEILNEKLPNEEPVIIEAHEEKILLEVLRKFKSRYQKIVEELAPLINSVASYVPARRSRKLHIGLFGYSRKVGNVILPRAIPFAGALYSLGIPPEFIGFEALNSLTEEEWDVLRKHYINMRHDLDSVAGYFSMRNITKIIDFHKQLARRAGMEEERLKSALTELLLDIKAVEEKLDVKIGPKNLTHEKYENIINNFLISYIEQNDEEAKRYFEEAAKIRKCIG